The following DNA comes from Verrucomicrobiia bacterium.
TCGCTTCCCAATCTGAACATTGTTGAGGACTTCGGCCTGCGCACAGTGCAGCTTTCCGGAATCAGTTCGGGTTCCGCCAGCGAAGTCCAATCCTTAATCGTCACCGCCTCTTCAAGCAATCCATCCCTGATTCCGCATCCTGTCGTAACCTATACTTCGTCGCAGACCGCCGGGTCGTTAAGTTTCACTCCTGTAGCCAATGGGTTCGGAACGGCGACGATCACTGTAACCGTCGATGACGGCGCCGGCACAAACCGAATCACGACCCGCTCTTTCCTTGTGACAGTTTCTGCTGTGAATGACACACCGACGCTGAACGCGATCAGTGCGATAACCATTAACGAAGACGCGGCCGCGCAAACGGTGGCGCTCAGTGGCATTTCATCAGGTGCGGCAAACGAGGCTCAGGTTCTGGTCGTCAGCGCAACGTCCAGCAATCCCTCTCTCATTCCCAATCCCACGGTTTCGTATGGCTCCCCGGCCGCTGCGGGTTCATTGACCTTCAGCCCCGTTGCAAACGCGTTTGGAAACGCAACGATTTCCGTGACGGTCAATGATGGCAGCGCGAACGTGACCCGGACGTTTGTGGTGACCGTGAACGCGGTGAACGATTCGCCGACGCTGAACTCAATTGCCAATCTTTCTGTTCCGCAGAATGCAGAAACGCGCATCGTGAACCTGGCTGGAATTTCTTCGGGCGCCCCCAATGAAAATCAGACCCTTGTCGTGTCCGCTGCTTCAAGCAACCCCGGGTTGATTCCAACGCCAGATGTTTCCTATGCCAGTCCGTCTGCGTCGGGGACACTGACGTTCACGCCCGTGACGGGCGCCAGCGGCACCGCGACGATTACTGTCACGGTGAATGACGGCGGTGGAAACAACAGCTCGGTTTCACGCAGCTTCGTGGTGTCCGTGGCGCAGGTGAATCAGGTGCCAACGCTCGAGCCGCTTGCAAACCTTTCTATCCCCGAGAATGCCGGCCAGCGCATCGTGCAGCTCAACGGCATCTCATCAGGATCTTCGACTGAAGTGCAGACGCTTACCATCACTGCTTCATCGAGCAACACTAACCTAATTGCGACCCCTGTTGTGACATACACCAGTCCTGACACAACAGGCACGCTGCGATTCTCGCCCGCCACCAACGCGCACGGGACCTCCACCATCACGGTTTCTGTGCGCGATGGCGGGTTGAGCAACAACATTGTCACCCGCAGCTTCACGGTCACCGTTTATCCGGTCAATACGCCGCCCACGTTGCAGCCTCTGGCCAATCTCGTTATTCCCCGCAATTCGGGCCAGCAAACCGTCAACCTTGCTGGAATCAGTTCGGGTGCCGCGAATGAAACGCAGGTGTTGTCAGTCAATGCCGTGTCCAGCGTCCCCGGAATCATTCCTAACCCCACGGTCAGTTATTCCAGTCCTGCGGCGACGGGCAAACTTACCTTCTCCCCGCAGTTCCTGGCAACGGGCACGACGCTCATCACCGTTACTGTCAATGACAACGCCGGGAGCAATAACATCGTGCAACGCTCGTTCTCCGTAACAGTTACGGCGCCGCCCACGATCAGCGATATTCCCGACCAACTGGTTGGAATCAACTCCAACACCGCACCCATAGCGTTCACCGTTGCAAGTGCTGATGTCGATCTGGGCGCGCTGACAATTACTGCAACGTCCACTGCTCCGGGATTGATTCCCACGACGAACATCGTCTTCGCCGGAACTGGCGCAGCCCGGACCGTGCGGCTGATGCCGATCAAAGGGCAATATGGCAAAGCCACAATCACAATCAGTGTGAGCGACGGCGTTGCCACTTCCAGCACATCCTTTGTATTGGAGGTCGTTGCTCCGCCTTCAGCCCCGGGTATGTTGATGATCCTCACCGCAGGGGACGGGACCGTCTCGGGCGCCAAGAGCGGACAACCGCTGGTGGCGGGAAAGGTTTATTCGCTCACAGCTGTCCCCGCCAAAGGCCAGGAGTTTGCCGGCTGGAGCGGCAGTTTTAGTTCGTCAGCCACAAAGATTCGTTTCACTGCGCGCTCCAACATGGTGGTGCAGGCCAACTTTGTTCCGTCGCCGTATCGAACTGGCGTTTACAGCGGGCTCATTCACGAAGAGGAAGGTATTCGCGTGGGAAGTTCCGGCATGTTCAACCTGGTGGTGGCGAATCACGGCCGATATTCAGGCAGGATTCAAGTAGGCACGACACGCGTCGCTTTCAGTGGAAAGCTGGATCTGCAATGCCGCGCAACGAATATCATCAACAGGCCCGGTATCGCTCCCATGGTCCTGACTCTGCAAATGGGTGAAGACGCCACGGTAGACCAGGTGTTTGGAATGCTGGAAGGCTCGGTCAACATGGTCTTGCGAGGTGATCGTTCCGTTTTCAATCGCACCAATCCGGCTCCTTTCGCCGGCAACTACACCATGGTGCTGCCTGGATCGGAAACATCCGGCGGGCCTGAAGGACATGGACACGGGATCATTAAAGTGAATGCGCTGGGCAAGGCGATGTTCGCCGGGTTGCTCGGCGACGGCACCAAGGTCACACAGAGCGCAGCGCTGTCGAAGGATGGCACATGGCCCTTCTTCGCAGCCCTCAATCGCGGACAAGGCGCGGTGATCAGCTGGCTTCAATTTACAAACCGCATCAACGATGACATCTCAGGTACGGTGTATTGGGTGCGGAACGCGGCTCAAGCGCGGTATTTCCCCTCTGGCATCAGCCACACCACGGAAGCAATGGGATCGCGCTACACGGCCATTCCCGGCACAAACGTGTTGAACAGCCCAGTGGCAACCATCGGATTCTTTGGTGGAAACCTGGAAGCTCCCGTTCAGAATGCCCTCGAAATCTCGCCTTTGAATCAGGTGTTGAATTTGAGCACGAACGCGATCGCCCTGCGATTCGCGCCGGGCAGTGGTTTGTTTAGCGGAAAAGTTTCGGTGCCCGGACAATCCAAGCCTCTGGCGTTCTCCGGCGTGGTGCTGCAAAAGCAGGGCGTTGGATACGGCTTCATGCTGGGAACCGACTCATTGAGCGCCGTTGAATTGAACGGGAACTAAGCGCGATCTACTCGAGGCCGAGGACCCGGCGGCCCTGCTCGGTGATCATCGAGTGATGCCACTGGGGATCCCAAACAATATCGACTTGGGCATCCTCCACCCCGGGCAAACCCAGAAGTTTCTGCTGCGCATCCCCCGCGATCACGCCACCCATTCCGCAACCTGGCGCGGTCAAGGTCATCTTCACCTGCACTGAGCACCCGCCGCTGGGGCGCGGTTCACGTTTCATTTCGTAAACTAGGCCGAGGTCCACGATGTTTACGGGGATTTCGGGGTCGTAACACGATTTTAACGTTTCCCACACCTGCTCATCCGTGGCGCATTCCCCGCTCGCTTTCGTGACAGATTGCTGCTCCCGAACATCGGCAAGGCCCAGTGCATCGGCATCGCCGCTTGCAATGCGAAACAAACCCCCACCCGTGTGCACGGTGTAGGTGCCGCCCAGCGTTTGCGTTATGTCGACCGCTGTTCCAGCAGGCAGGATGACGGAGTGGCCAGCGGGAATCTGGACTGCCGGGCAATCGCGCTTTAATTCAACTGTGGTGACCTGATGCATAATCTGGGATGGCTGAACTTAACCAACCAAGACGCGGATGCAATGCAGATTCGGAACTTTGAACTTTCAACTGCGAACACGATCTCCCTAGCCTGCAGTCCGTGAGCGACGACCTGCCCAGCGTCTCTGTGATCATCGCCGCCCGGCCCGATCAGTCCGAGATCAAGGCCGTGGCGGCGGCGCGCTGCCTGGAGTACCCGAAGGAACAACTGGAGATTCTTGTGGCGCGCGGACGTCAGCCATCAGTGCAGCGCAACACAGCGGTCCGCGCCGCGAGAGGGGAGCTTATCTATTTCCTGGATGACGATTCCGTTCCAGCTGTGACGAACCTGTTGCGAGCTGCGGCGCATTTTCGCGATCCCAAGGTGCAAATGGTTGGCGGGCCGAACCTGTGTCCGCCTGATGCCCCGCACATCGAGAAGGTTTTTGGCGTGGTGCTCTCGAGCTGGATTGCATTTGGTCCCAGCCGCGCGCGGTATGTGAAGACGGGGAAAGTCCGGGCCAGTGGAGAAAAGGAATTGATCCTGTGCAACCTCATGGCACGGCGCAGCGCGCTTTTGGACGCGGGCGGATTCAACGAGGCGCTCTATCCGAACGAGGAGAACGCGTTGATGGATGCATTGCAAAAACGCGGTTCAACTTTGCTGTACGATCCCGACATCTTCGTTCTTCGGCGGCCGCGACCTTCCCTGCGTTCGTTCGCACGCATGTTGCGGACGTATGGCCGGGGCCGCGCGGAACAATTCCGCCTTCACCCAACATTCGGCTCGGCGCCGAATTTTGTGCCGCCGTTGTTCGTGCTGTACCTGCTGTCGCTTGCGGCGATGGTTTTTGCGCCCGGAAATTTCCGGGATGCTGCGTGGAAGATTATTTGGGCGGCGCCGCTCGCAGGGTACGGACTTGCGTTGCTCCTCCAAACAATCGG
Coding sequences within:
- a CDS encoding tandem-95 repeat protein, whose product is MDSNVFCRCWTRLALLLVAISSLVLGASNARAAQSVTLIWNASADTNVIGYNVYYGVASRTYTNRIDAGATTNLVVNGLLPGVTYYFAATAYNILGMESEYSSEVSYTVPVPVNTPPTLDSLPNLNIVEDFGLRTVQLSGISSGSASEVQSLIVTASSSNPSLIPHPVVTYTSSQTAGSLSFTPVANGFGTATITVTVDDGAGTNRITTRSFLVTVSAVNDTPTLNAISAITINEDAAAQTVALSGISSGAANEAQVLVVSATSSNPSLIPNPTVSYGSPAAAGSLTFSPVANAFGNATISVTVNDGSANVTRTFVVTVNAVNDSPTLNSIANLSVPQNAETRIVNLAGISSGAPNENQTLVVSAASSNPGLIPTPDVSYASPSASGTLTFTPVTGASGTATITVTVNDGGGNNSSVSRSFVVSVAQVNQVPTLEPLANLSIPENAGQRIVQLNGISSGSSTEVQTLTITASSSNTNLIATPVVTYTSPDTTGTLRFSPATNAHGTSTITVSVRDGGLSNNIVTRSFTVTVYPVNTPPTLQPLANLVIPRNSGQQTVNLAGISSGAANETQVLSVNAVSSVPGIIPNPTVSYSSPAATGKLTFSPQFLATGTTLITVTVNDNAGSNNIVQRSFSVTVTAPPTISDIPDQLVGINSNTAPIAFTVASADVDLGALTITATSTAPGLIPTTNIVFAGTGAARTVRLMPIKGQYGKATITISVSDGVATSSTSFVLEVVAPPSAPGMLMILTAGDGTVSGAKSGQPLVAGKVYSLTAVPAKGQEFAGWSGSFSSSATKIRFTARSNMVVQANFVPSPYRTGVYSGLIHEEEGIRVGSSGMFNLVVANHGRYSGRIQVGTTRVAFSGKLDLQCRATNIINRPGIAPMVLTLQMGEDATVDQVFGMLEGSVNMVLRGDRSVFNRTNPAPFAGNYTMVLPGSETSGGPEGHGHGIIKVNALGKAMFAGLLGDGTKVTQSAALSKDGTWPFFAALNRGQGAVISWLQFTNRINDDISGTVYWVRNAAQARYFPSGISHTTEAMGSRYTAIPGTNVLNSPVATIGFFGGNLEAPVQNALEISPLNQVLNLSTNAIALRFAPGSGLFSGKVSVPGQSKPLAFSGVVLQKQGVGYGFMLGTDSLSAVELNGN
- a CDS encoding glycosyltransferase family 2 protein, with amino-acid sequence MSDDLPSVSVIIAARPDQSEIKAVAAARCLEYPKEQLEILVARGRQPSVQRNTAVRAARGELIYFLDDDSVPAVTNLLRAAAHFRDPKVQMVGGPNLCPPDAPHIEKVFGVVLSSWIAFGPSRARYVKTGKVRASGEKELILCNLMARRSALLDAGGFNEALYPNEENALMDALQKRGSTLLYDPDIFVLRRPRPSLRSFARMLRTYGRGRAEQFRLHPTFGSAPNFVPPLFVLYLLSLAAMVFAPGNFRDAAWKIIWAAPLAGYGLALLLQTIGSIPAHGMIRSLFALPLLLLSHVFYGIGFWRGLFTDLKRDAADRPQVPVMLETVAR
- the sufT gene encoding putative Fe-S cluster assembly protein SufT, yielding MHQVTTVELKRDCPAVQIPAGHSVILPAGTAVDITQTLGGTYTVHTGGGLFRIASGDADALGLADVREQQSVTKASGECATDEQVWETLKSCYDPEIPVNIVDLGLVYEMKREPRPSGGCSVQVKMTLTAPGCGMGGVIAGDAQQKLLGLPGVEDAQVDIVWDPQWHHSMITEQGRRVLGLE